In the Armatimonadota bacterium genome, CACAACGGACGTAACGGGCAACATGGACCTTCCCGAAGGCGTGGAGATGGTGATGCCCGGTGACAACGTGACGATCAAGGCGGAACTGATCGTTCCGATCGCGATGGAGATCGGTCTCCGCTTCGCGATTCGCGAAGGCGGTCGCACGGTTGGAGCCGGCGTCGTCTCCGAAGTTCTGCCCGATT is a window encoding:
- the tuf gene encoding elongation factor Tu (EF-Tu; promotes GTP-dependent binding of aminoacyl-tRNA to the A-site of ribosomes during protein biosynthesis; when the tRNA anticodon matches the mRNA codon, GTP hydrolysis results; the inactive EF-Tu-GDP leaves the ribosome and release of GDP is promoted by elongation factor Ts; many prokaryotes have two copies of the gene encoding EF-Tu); translated protein: TTDVTGNMDLPEGVEMVMPGDNVTIKAELIVPIAMEIGLRFAIREGGRTVGAGVVSEVLPD